A genomic segment from Clostridium pasteurianum BC1 encodes:
- a CDS encoding TetR/AcrR family transcriptional regulator, whose translation MGIRERREKEKIELKNKIITAAEELFAEDGYQNISMRKIADKIEYSLPTIYQFFKNKADILFHIYNKNNGRLLNIFSEISDEQCSSMEKLKRMSQAYVNFALKNPNYYELAYMSNVLRYEENLVYHDTDSSGFRTYDILLNTIKCCKEQGNFKGKDVEIISQCLWAGIHGLTSLFIVHTEFPWKDKKQLIDSMINSLINNG comes from the coding sequence TTGGGAATAAGGGAACGACGGGAAAAAGAAAAAATAGAATTGAAAAATAAAATAATTACAGCAGCAGAGGAATTGTTTGCAGAAGATGGATATCAAAATATATCAATGAGAAAAATTGCAGATAAAATTGAATATTCTTTACCAACTATATATCAGTTTTTCAAAAATAAAGCCGATATTCTATTTCATATTTACAATAAAAACAATGGAAGACTTCTCAACATCTTTAGTGAAATTAGTGATGAACAATGCAGCAGTATGGAAAAATTGAAGAGGATGAGTCAGGCTTATGTGAATTTTGCACTTAAAAATCCCAATTATTATGAGTTGGCTTATATGAGTAATGTATTGAGGTATGAGGAAAATTTAGTTTATCATGACACAGATTCCTCAGGATTTAGAACTTATGATATACTCTTGAATACAATAAAATGCTGTAAGGAGCAGGGAAACTTTAAAGGAAAAGATGTTGAAATTATAAGTCAATGTTTGTGGGCAGGGATACACGGCTTAACCTCATTATTTATAGTTCATACGGAATTTCCCTGGAAAGATAAAAAGCAGCTTATTGATAGCATGATAAATTCTCTAATAAATAACGGATGA
- a CDS encoding FMN-binding protein yields the protein MIKRVIVTLVSLGIVTGVFFGVRYFIYLQNYKNIIKNINIEKVDLSKVSNGTYLGSFDALEVGAEVRVTVDNHKITAIKIIHHKNVKGQRAEVIPERVIAAQSLQVDTVSGATNSSKVILKAIDNALEKGSKA from the coding sequence ATGATTAAGCGAGTTATTGTTACATTGGTTAGTTTAGGAATAGTTACGGGAGTGTTCTTTGGAGTAAGGTATTTTATTTATTTACAGAATTACAAAAATATAATAAAAAATATAAACATAGAAAAAGTTGATTTATCTAAGGTCTCAAATGGAACTTATTTAGGGTCTTTTGATGCATTAGAGGTTGGAGCTGAAGTAAGGGTTACTGTGGATAATCATAAGATTACGGCGATAAAAATAATTCACCACAAAAATGTTAAAGGTCAAAGAGCAGAAGTGATACCTGAGAGAGTTATAGCAGCTCAATCCTTACAAGTGGATACAGTTTCTGGAGCAACCAATAGCAGCAAGGTCATTTTAAAGGCTATTGATAATGCTTTAGAAAAGGGCAGTAAAGCTTAG
- a CDS encoding DUF4405 domain-containing protein, which translates to MGIQTDKLGWIAGAVFLICLCYFILKRIKIYAPKIKINLRQALNFHCYLGIIGTIIAILHVGQNIFFIQISAGFICFFSMILLCISGIVIKCLKRISPASRRIWRFVHIGLAIVFVGSLLWHILLYHFIMS; encoded by the coding sequence ATGGGCATACAAACAGATAAATTAGGTTGGATTGCAGGGGCAGTATTTTTAATCTGCCTTTGTTATTTCATATTAAAAAGAATTAAAATCTATGCTCCAAAAATTAAAATAAATTTGAGGCAAGCATTAAATTTTCATTGCTATTTGGGCATTATCGGAACTATAATAGCAATTCTTCACGTGGGACAAAATATATTTTTTATTCAAATATCTGCAGGATTTATATGTTTTTTCTCTATGATTTTACTCTGCATATCAGGCATAGTGATAAAATGTTTAAAAAGAATTTCTCCAGCAAGTAGAAGAATCTGGAGGTTTGTTCACATAGGACTAGCTATAGTTTTTGTAGGATCTTTATTGTGGCATATACTATTATATCATTTTATTATGAGTTAA
- a CDS encoding HD domain-containing protein: protein MDRELIIERTKEFVKSKLYGEETGHDWWHTYRVWRNAIKIGEKEQADMLIVELSALLHDVADYKFYNGDTDISSKVVSEWLESNNVQEEVISKACDVIENISFKGANVKSQISTKECMVVQDADRLDAIGAIGISRVFAFGGAVKREIYNPDISVQKYDTFEQYKNSINTSTSINHFYEKLLLIKNLMNTDMGKSIAENRHRYMEEYLNKFMNEWEGIE, encoded by the coding sequence ATGGATAGGGAATTAATTATTGAAAGAACCAAAGAGTTTGTTAAGAGTAAACTTTATGGAGAGGAAACAGGACACGATTGGTGGCATACATACAGAGTATGGAGAAACGCAATAAAAATTGGAGAAAAAGAACAAGCTGACATGTTAATTGTAGAGTTATCAGCACTCCTACATGATGTAGCTGATTATAAATTTTATAATGGGGATACAGATATTAGTTCAAAGGTAGTAAGTGAATGGCTTGAAAGTAATAATGTACAAGAAGAGGTGATTTCAAAGGCGTGCGATGTAATAGAAAATATTTCATTTAAAGGTGCGAATGTAAAATCACAAATTAGTACAAAGGAATGCATGGTAGTTCAAGATGCCGATAGGCTAGATGCAATAGGCGCTATAGGTATCTCAAGAGTATTTGCATTTGGAGGAGCAGTTAAAAGAGAAATATATAATCCAGACATAAGTGTGCAAAAATATGATACATTTGAGCAGTATAAGAATAGTATTAACACTAGCACATCAATAAATCATTTTTATGAAAAGTTACTACTTATAAAAAATTTAATGAACACGGATATGGGTAAGAGTATAGCTGAAAATAGACACCGTTACATGGAAGAATATCTAAATAAGTTTATGAATGAATGGGAAGGGATAGAGTAA
- a CDS encoding carbon-nitrogen hydrolase family protein: protein MSILKVALVQHKAKPNNLSDNLKLGFKYVKQAKEKGGDIVLFPEMWSNGYAPPFDGAFDNPRDINFEKERQDWLDSAIDEESNYICSFQKIASELKVGIVITYLSKGKEAPQNTALVIDKNGNILIKYSKVHTCDFSLEGILENGLEFKTCDFNGIKLGVMICYDREFPESARVLMLKGAEIILVPNACDMNPARINQLSTRAFENMTGVAMANYPAKGWGQSCAFSPIVFNENGYVDNKILLADDKTEDIFIAEFDMDKIRDYRKKETWGNAYRKVNAYGSLLDIEIKEPFIRKQ from the coding sequence TTGAGCATATTAAAAGTAGCATTGGTCCAGCATAAAGCAAAGCCAAATAATTTATCAGATAATTTGAAATTAGGGTTTAAATATGTTAAACAGGCTAAAGAAAAAGGTGGAGATATTGTCTTATTTCCAGAAATGTGGTCTAACGGTTATGCTCCTCCATTCGATGGGGCATTTGATAATCCAAGAGATATTAATTTCGAAAAAGAGAGACAGGATTGGCTAGACTCTGCAATAGATGAAGAGAGTAATTATATTTGCAGCTTTCAAAAGATAGCAAGTGAATTAAAAGTAGGTATTGTAATTACATATCTGTCAAAAGGAAAGGAAGCACCTCAAAATACGGCATTAGTTATTGATAAAAACGGAAATATACTTATTAAATATTCTAAAGTTCATACATGTGATTTTTCTCTAGAAGGAATATTGGAAAATGGATTGGAATTTAAAACCTGCGATTTTAATGGTATCAAACTTGGCGTAATGATTTGCTATGACAGAGAATTTCCCGAAAGTGCCAGAGTTTTAATGCTGAAGGGTGCAGAGATTATACTTGTTCCTAATGCATGTGATATGAATCCAGCAAGAATTAATCAATTGTCCACAAGAGCCTTTGAGAACATGACAGGAGTTGCAATGGCAAATTATCCTGCAAAGGGGTGGGGGCAATCCTGTGCTTTTAGTCCCATTGTTTTTAACGAAAATGGATATGTAGATAATAAAATTTTACTGGCAGATGATAAAACAGAGGACATATTTATAGCTGAGTTTGATATGGATAAAATCAGAGATTATCGTAAAAAGGAAACCTGGGGAAATGCTTATAGAAAGGTAAATGCTTATGGAAGTTTATTAGATATTGAAATAAAAGAACCTTTTATAAGAAAACAATAA